A single Argentina anserina chromosome 7, drPotAnse1.1, whole genome shotgun sequence DNA region contains:
- the LOC126802451 gene encoding transcription factor bHLH130-like, with protein MSSLFYSPHFKSSEAELRKKHTEFLLDSSHGFHQQQQSQQLQPSSGLMRYRSAPSSVLLDLVDNNGGAGCEDFRDFQYPRPSSSEVETVSARFVSSCNAPDSNNGFNNSAHHLFQERPVKQEAGDSVSKQNGYSNSPQMMYPTQQVHPLDNANASSYGAVKSTCFENSMQSKMGVGNRSNLVRQSSSPAGFLANLNVDNGFSLMKDTSSFGVSNGTNGEASPSTARLNSQFSFSSASPQYSRESRHLPRIAETGNRNIGEGGESEQILGNATNGVSSHYIPAYSNDTWDNSTFHDLKRGRDNDGNNFASTTTALDTQVANFGHRSHGLTQHSSLPTHFEMPGMEKLLEFQDSIPCKIRAKRGFATHPRSIAERMRRTRISERMRKLQDLFPNMDKQTNTAEMLDRAVESIKDLQKQVKTLKDIKSKCSCSS; from the exons ATGAGTAGCCTTTTTTACAGTCCACATTTTAAGTCTTCAGAGGCAGAGTTGAGGAAGAAGCACACAGAGTTCTTATTGGATTCATCACATGGTTTTCACCAACAACAACAGTCACAGCAGCTGCAACCGAGCTCTGGACTAATGCGGTATCGGTCTGCTCCGAGCTCAGTTCTGCTGGACCTTGTGGACAATAATGGTGGTGCTGGATGTGAGGATTTTCGAGATTTTCAATATCCTCGACCTTCCAGCTCGGAAGTTGAAACCGTCTCGGCAAGGTTCGTTTCTTCATGTAATGCACCTGATAGTAACAATGGTTTCAATAACAGCGCTCATCATCTGTTCCAAGAAAGGCCTGTGAAGCAAGAAGCAGGGGACTCTGTTTCGAAACAGAATGGTTACTCGAATTCTCCTCAGATGATGTACCCGACTCAACAAGTTCATCCTTTAGATAATGCTAATGCCTCCTCCTATGGCGCTGTCAAATCTACCTGCTTCGAGAACTCAATGCAATCAAAAATGGGAGTTGGAAATCGCTCTAATCTTGTTAGGCAAAGTAGCTCCCCAGCTGGATTCCTCGCCAACTTAAACGTTGACAATG GCTTCAGTCTAATGAAAGATACTTCAAGTTTTGGAGTAAGCAATGGTACAAATGGAGAAGCTAGTCCGTCAACTGCTAGATTGAATTCCCAATTTAGCTTCTCGTCTGCTTCACCCCAATACTCAAGAGAGTCGAGACATTTGCCTAGAATTGCTGAGACTGGGAATCGAAACATAGGAGAAGGTGGTGAATCAGAACAAATTTTAGGAAATGCTACTAATGGTGTCAGTTCACATTACATACCTGCCTATTCAAATGATACTTGGGACAATTCTACATTTCATGACCTCAAAAGAGGCAGAGATAATGATGGGAACAATTTTGCTAGTACTACTACTGCATTGGACACTCAG GTGGCAAATTTTGGACACCGCAGTCACGGTCTTACTCAGCATTCGAGCTTGCCTACACATTTTGAGATGCCTGGTATGGAGAAGCTTTTAGAGTTTCAAGATTCCATTCCATGCAAAATTCGTGCCAAAAGAGGCTTTGCAACTCACCCACGAAGCATTGCAGAGAGG ATGAGAAGAACGCGGATCAGTGAAAGAATGAGGAAACTGCAAGATCTTTTCCCAAACATGGACAAG CAAACGAACACGGCAGAAATGTTGGATCGGGCAGTTGAGTCCATTAAAGACCTGCAGAAACAGGTTAAG ACACTCAAGGATATAAAGTCCAAGTGCAGTTGTTCAAGTTAA
- the LOC126802452 gene encoding SURP and G-patch domain-containing protein 1-like protein isoform X2 yields MDKGVTPSLFVNDGSFLERFKQLQQEKENGRGAAVEESKLGKAVSGNLTIGKTSTASKANDTRKTTHAASGGKLAFSLKQKSKIVTAAVKLGEDEDEDRTDVVNLSGNAPTKRQKLGQPDAAEEFSGQVDVAPPSPSDSTVKIVADKLANFVAKHGRQFEHITRQKNPGDNPFKFLFDESCADYKYYEYRLAIEEKTLKQTREVESSRGSSTASKSTSGSLRSNSKQPSYQTPASALYEAPEDPTYGNSLGKTGESTAPTGSDPIAMMEYYVKKAAQEERRRQPKHSKDEMPPPASLQALSGKKGHHMGDYIPQEELEKFMAACNDAAAQKATKEAADRAKIQADNVGHKLLSKMGWKEGEGLGSSRRGISDPIMAGNVKKDNLGVGAQQPGEVTPEDDIYEQYKKRMMLGYRHRPNPLNNPRKAYY; encoded by the exons ATGGACAAAGGAGTGACTCCTAGCCTCTTTGTTAATGATGGTTCATTCCTGGAAAGGTTCAAACAACTTCagcaagaaaaggaaaatggaAGGGGTGCGGCAGTAGAGGAGTCTAAGCTAGGTAAAGCTGTTTCAGGGAACCTTACCATTGGAAAAACCAGTACTGCATCAAAGGCTAATGATACACGCAAGACCACACATGCTGCTTCAGGTGGCAAACTTGCCTTCAGCTTGAAACAGAAGTCAAAGATTGTGACCGCTGCTGTTAAGTtgggagaagatgaagatgaagatagaACAGATGTTGTAAATCTTTCTGGCAATGCACCAACTAAACGACAAAAGTTGGGGCAGCCAGATGCGGCAGAGGAATTTTCTGGACAAGTTGATGTTG CACCACCTTCCCCAAGTGATTCTACAGTGAAGATAGTTGCTGACAAACTCGCAAATTTTGTGGCTAAACACGGAAGGCAGTTTGAGCATATTACACGACAAAAAAATCCAGGAGATAACCCCTTCAA ATTCTTATTTGATGAGAGCTGTGCTGATTACAAGTATTATGAATATCGGCTTGCCATTGAGGAGAAAACCCTCAAACAGACCAGGGAGGTTGAATCATCAC GAGGTTCAAGCACAGCTTCTAAATCCACAAGTGGTTCCCTACGGTCTAATTCGAAGCAGCCTAGTTACCAGACTCCTGCGTCTGCATTGTATGAAGCCCCTGAGGATCCAACATATGGGAATTCACTGGGAAAGACAG GCGAGTCTACTGCGCCAACAGGTTCAGATCCAATTGCCATGATGGAATACTATGTGAAAAAGGCAGCACAAGAAGAGCGAAGGAGACAACCTAAACATTCTAAAGACGAAATGCCTCCACCTGCATCTCTTCAAG CACTTTCAGGTAAAAAAGGCCACCACATGGGGGATTACATCCCCCAAGAAGAGCTGGAGAAGTTCATGGCTGCTTGTAATGATGCTGCTGCGCAGAAAGCTACCAAAGAAGCTGCAGATAGGGCCAAAATTCAAGCTGATAATGTGGGTCATAAACTCTTGTCTAAAATGGGTTGGAAAGAAG GTGAGGGTCTGGGAAGCTCCAGAAGAGGAATTTCAGATCCCATAATGGCAGGTAATGTTAAGAAGGACAATTTGGGGGTTGGTGCTCAACAACCTGGAGAGGTGACCCCTGAAGATGATATATACGAGCAGTATAAGAAGCGGATGATGCTTGGTTACCGTCACAGACCTAATCCTCTG AACAATCCGCGCAAAGCATATTATTGA
- the LOC126802448 gene encoding protein gamma response 1, with product MEDTQSPDIKLATLLLATIQEAKDRIQETRDRVLQIEYVFLAQLYPLFQSKSEALRKFRHEWKSKETDLLLQIDTLRAENHSLKLDRDNEEVIERLRDEVESVQVRSDALGRLLEQKTKEANEGMELQSKLMEEVKSKESVIVSKEKQLKESEESRNVLFARVSDLERRADGLQEELREKVGQVDKGNEVKQNLFKKIESQASEIMNNEKLLKDQEEEKKLMLAKFKIVEENVSQLQKELLTKNKEVEDFARENNFLLRKMAGLEEKVSELQGNLRGRAGEVAKRRGSTENLHQEVELITADLLNERKKYGELTAAYKSLKSQHSYLRAKFGLTKENMLPQNKLEGESVLLRNDQNPSTFHDLEDNERASPDACNTKKMKNEICFNNKLKDDKGHKPIQAITPYSLASKCPSTVKSAAPVAGRKRSASPWIDTRSRQGQNGPDPHDDFLDTPIENIRANLNRSTKEKVPDLQVPVQDDLNLGSSDDETQDVTADGPNMQKQPMPVTVVGKNGFKYVEPVRKKAERENLKGVECKQCKKFYDAVLPDDGGKDNDKHGFRCEHHEGVSRHRYMYLPPSTPEGFWNIGFESEI from the exons ATGGAGGATACTCAGTCTCCTGATATCAAGCTTGCTACTCTACTGCTTGCTACCATTCAGGAAGCGAAGGACCGGATTCAGGAAACCAGGGACCGCGTTTTACAGATCGAATATGTCTTCCTTGCTCAGCTCTACCCGCTTTTTCAGTCCAAGTCCGAAGCTCTCCGCAAGTTTCGACATGAGTGGAAGTCCAAGGAAACTGATCTCCTGCTTCAGATTGACACGCTTCGAGCTGAGAACCACTCGCTCAAGCTTGACAGGGACAATGAAGAGGTCATAGAGCGACTGCGAGATGAAGTTGAGAGCGTGCAAGTGAGGAGTGACGCGCTTGGACGACTGCTTGAGCAGAAGACTAAGGAGGCCAATGAGGGAATGGAGCTGCAGAGTAAGTTAATGGAAGAGGTTAAGTCGAAAGAAAGTGTCATTGTGAGCAAGGAGAAACAACTGAAAGAGAGTGAAGAGAGTAGAAATGTGCTTTTTGCGAGAGTTAGTGATCTTGAAAGAAGAGCTGATGGCCTCCAAGAGGAGTTAAGAGAAAAGGTTGGACAAGTAGACAAGGGAAATGAGGTCAAACAAAATCTGTTCAAGAAGATCGAGTCGCAAGCTTCTGAAATCATGAACAATGAGAAGCTTCTGAAGGATcaggaagaagagaaaaaactgATGTTGGCCAAATTTAAAATAGTGGAAGAAAATGTTAGCCAACTCCAAAAGGAGCTCCTAACTAAGAATAAAGAAGTggaagattttgcaagagagAATAACTTTCTTCTGAGAAAAATGGCTGGTTTAGAGGAGAAAGTTAGCGAGCTACAAGGGAATCTCAGAGGCAGGGCTGGTGAAGTGGCCAAAAGAAGGGGTTCGACTGAAAATTTACACCAAGAGGTTGAATTAATAACTGCAGATCTGCTGAACGAGAGAAAAAAGTACGGGGAACTTACTGCAGCTTACAAAAGTTTAAAATCCCAGCACAGTTATCTGCGCGCCAAGTTTGGTCTTACCAAGGAGAATATGCTCCCTCAAAATAAGTTGGAAGGTGAAAGTGTACTTTTGAGAAATGATCAGAATCCATCAACCTTCCATG ATCTTGAAGATAATGAACGTGCTTCTCCAGATGCTTGTAAcacaaagaaaatgaagaatgaAATCTGTTTTAACAATAAATTGAAGGATGACAAAGGACATAAACCAATTCAAGCAATAACTCCTTACTCTCTTGCATCCAAATGTCCTTCTACTGTAAAGTCTGCTGCTCCAGTAGCTGGTAGAAAGCGGTCTGCATCACCCTGGATAGACACTAGATCCCGCCAAGGCCAAAATGGGCCTGACCCGCATGATGATTTTCTTGATACCCCAATTGAGAACATAAGAGCAAACTtgaatagatccacaaaggAAAAAGTTCCTGATCTTCAGGTTCCAGTTCAAGATGACTTAAATCTAGGTAGCTCAGATGATGAAACGCAGGATGTGACTGCTGATGGTCCTAATATGCAGAAGCAGCCTATGCCAGTTACAGTGGTCGGAAAAAATGGTTTCAAGTATGTGGAACCTGTAAGAAAGAAGGCTGAGCGGGAAAATTTGAAAGGAGTTGAATGCAAGCAGTGCAAAAAGTTCTATGATGCTGTTCTTCCAGATGATGGTGGCAAGGACAATGATAAGCATGGTTTCCGCTGTGAACATCATGAAGGTGTTTCTCGACACAGGTACATGTATCTTCCCCCTTCAACTCCGGAAGGATTTTGGAATATTGGATTTGAATCTGAAATCTGA
- the LOC126802464 gene encoding uncharacterized protein LOC126802464 — protein MESSSLKTLATPFSLNPFLRSRAGAAPPLFASMYFAHLNRLRLRRVTLSSTRSQSSLAPHGAGEALKQVSQTKILQVVLVSPQIPGNTGCIARTCAASAVGLHLVGPLGFQIDDTKLKRAGLDYWPYVVVKVHSSWADFQDYFRQQDGEKRLLAFTKRATKFHSDFSYRKGDFLLFGSETSGLPPEALQDCKSGTFGGGTLRIPMVETYVRCLNLSVSVGIALYEASRQLNYEQLQLPLENCTDREKSIVTEDIFA, from the exons ATGGAGAGCAGCAGCTTGAAAACCCTAGCAACCCCTTTCTCTCTTAACCCATTTCTTCGCTCCAGGGCTGGAGCAGCACCTCCTCTGTTTGCCTCTATGTACTTTGCTCATCTCAACCGCCTCAGACTCCGCCGCGTCACTCTTTCCTCCACTCGCTCACAGTCTTCTTTGGCTCCTCATGGGGCAGGGGAGGCACTCAAGCAAGTCTCCCAAACTAAGATTCTTCAAGTGGTTCTCGTGTCTCCCCAG ATTCCTGGAAATACAGGTTGCATTGCCAGAACATGTGCAGCATCAGCAGTTGGGCTTCATCTAGTTGGG CCATTGGGCTTTCAGATTGATGATACAAAATTAAAGCGTGCTGGATTGGACTATTGGCC ATATGTGGTCGTTAAAGTTCACAGCTCATGGGCAGACTTTCAAGACTACTTCAGGCAACAG GATGGTGAAAAGCGGTTGCTTGCATTTACAAAGAGAgcaacaaaatttcattca GATTTCTCTTACAGAAAAGGTGATTTTCTCTTATTTGGGTCAGAAACCAGCGGCCTACCACCTGAAGCCCTCCAAGACTGCAAGAGTGGAACATTTGGTGGTGGAACCCTTAGGATTCCAATGGTTGAAACGTATGTAAGATGTCtcaatctttctgtaagtgtTGGCATTGCGTTATATGAAGCTTCGAGACAGCTAAATTATGAGCAACTTCAACTTCCACTTGAAAATTGTACTGATCGTGAAAAATCAATTGTCACAGAGGATATTTTTGCATAG
- the LOC126802452 gene encoding SURP and G-patch domain-containing protein 1-like protein isoform X1, with the protein MDKGVTPSLFVNDGSFLERFKQLQQEKENGRGAAVEESKLGKAVSGNLTIGKTSTASKANDTRKTTHAASGGKLAFSLKQKSKIVTAAVKLGEDEDEDRTDVVNLSGNAPTKRQKLGQPDAAEEFSGQVDVAPPSPSDSTVKIVADKLANFVAKHGRQFEHITRQKNPGDNPFKFLFDESCADYKYYEYRLAIEEKTLKQTREVESSRNGGSSTASKSTSGSLRSNSKQPSYQTPASALYEAPEDPTYGNSLGKTGESTAPTGSDPIAMMEYYVKKAAQEERRRQPKHSKDEMPPPASLQALSGKKGHHMGDYIPQEELEKFMAACNDAAAQKATKEAADRAKIQADNVGHKLLSKMGWKEGEGLGSSRRGISDPIMAGNVKKDNLGVGAQQPGEVTPEDDIYEQYKKRMMLGYRHRPNPLNNPRKAYY; encoded by the exons ATGGACAAAGGAGTGACTCCTAGCCTCTTTGTTAATGATGGTTCATTCCTGGAAAGGTTCAAACAACTTCagcaagaaaaggaaaatggaAGGGGTGCGGCAGTAGAGGAGTCTAAGCTAGGTAAAGCTGTTTCAGGGAACCTTACCATTGGAAAAACCAGTACTGCATCAAAGGCTAATGATACACGCAAGACCACACATGCTGCTTCAGGTGGCAAACTTGCCTTCAGCTTGAAACAGAAGTCAAAGATTGTGACCGCTGCTGTTAAGTtgggagaagatgaagatgaagatagaACAGATGTTGTAAATCTTTCTGGCAATGCACCAACTAAACGACAAAAGTTGGGGCAGCCAGATGCGGCAGAGGAATTTTCTGGACAAGTTGATGTTG CACCACCTTCCCCAAGTGATTCTACAGTGAAGATAGTTGCTGACAAACTCGCAAATTTTGTGGCTAAACACGGAAGGCAGTTTGAGCATATTACACGACAAAAAAATCCAGGAGATAACCCCTTCAA ATTCTTATTTGATGAGAGCTGTGCTGATTACAAGTATTATGAATATCGGCTTGCCATTGAGGAGAAAACCCTCAAACAGACCAGGGAGGTTGAATCATCACGTAATG GAGGTTCAAGCACAGCTTCTAAATCCACAAGTGGTTCCCTACGGTCTAATTCGAAGCAGCCTAGTTACCAGACTCCTGCGTCTGCATTGTATGAAGCCCCTGAGGATCCAACATATGGGAATTCACTGGGAAAGACAG GCGAGTCTACTGCGCCAACAGGTTCAGATCCAATTGCCATGATGGAATACTATGTGAAAAAGGCAGCACAAGAAGAGCGAAGGAGACAACCTAAACATTCTAAAGACGAAATGCCTCCACCTGCATCTCTTCAAG CACTTTCAGGTAAAAAAGGCCACCACATGGGGGATTACATCCCCCAAGAAGAGCTGGAGAAGTTCATGGCTGCTTGTAATGATGCTGCTGCGCAGAAAGCTACCAAAGAAGCTGCAGATAGGGCCAAAATTCAAGCTGATAATGTGGGTCATAAACTCTTGTCTAAAATGGGTTGGAAAGAAG GTGAGGGTCTGGGAAGCTCCAGAAGAGGAATTTCAGATCCCATAATGGCAGGTAATGTTAAGAAGGACAATTTGGGGGTTGGTGCTCAACAACCTGGAGAGGTGACCCCTGAAGATGATATATACGAGCAGTATAAGAAGCGGATGATGCTTGGTTACCGTCACAGACCTAATCCTCTG AACAATCCGCGCAAAGCATATTATTGA
- the LOC126802457 gene encoding DNA damage-repair/toleration protein DRT100-like: protein MGVVLITVVATLFFAIVVDSCLPTDLAALEAVKASLTESKLGLFNTWSGTDCCRNWHGVSCDPSTRRVVDVNLRGESEDPILSKSGQSGFMSGSIAPEICNLDSLTTLVLADWKGLAGEIPQCLTFLSSLRVFDLTGNKISGPIPTDIGKLKMLRVLNLADNQISGEIPASIINLAGLMHLDLSNNKLSGEIPSGISNMKMLSRVLLSRNQLTGSIPSSIGNMRRLADLDLSQNQISGSIPESLGNMQVLSTLNLDGNALSGGLPSTLLSNNGLGILNLSRNSIEGNIPDVFHGNSYFMVLDLSYNNLKGKIPGTLSSAKYVGHLDLSHNHLCGNIPMGDPFDHMDASSFTNNDCLCGNPLSTC, encoded by the coding sequence ATGGGGGTGGTGTTGATCACCGTTGTAGCTACTTTGTTCTTCGCCATTGTTGTTGATTCGTGCTTACCAACAGACCTGGCAGCACTCGAAGCCGTCAAGGCCTCACTCACCGAGTCCAAACTCGGCCTCTTCAACACATGGTCCGGCACCGACTGCTGCCGCAACTGGCACGGCGTCAGCTGCGACCCTTCTACTCGCCGTGTCGTTGACGTCAACCTCCGCGGCGAGTCTGAGGATCCCATTCTCTCCAAGTCCGGCCAGTCCGGCTTTATGTCCGGCTCCATAGCCCCCGAGATTTGCAACCTCGACAGCCTCACCACCCTCGTCCTCGCCGACTGGAAGGGACTCGCCGGCGAGATCCCACAATGCCTCaccttcctctcttctctccgtgTCTTCGACCTTACCGGAAACAAAATCTCCGGCCCTATTCCCACCGATATTGGCAAGCTGAAGATGCTCAGAGTCCTCAACCTGGCTGACAACCAGATCTCCGGCGAGATTCCAGCCAGCATCATAAATCTCGCGGGGTTAATGCACCTTGACCTCAGCAACAACAAACTCTCCGGCGAAATCCCATCGGGTATTTCAAACATGAAGATGTTGAGCCGGGTATTGCTCAGCCGGAACCAGCTCACCGGATCTATCCCGTCGTCCATCGGCAACATGCGTCGCTTAGCTGATCTAGACCTGTCCCAGAACCAGATCTCGGGTTCGATACCGGAAAGCCTCGGAAATATGCAGGTGCTTTCGACACTAAACCTGGACGGAAACGCACTTTCAGGCGGGTTACCTTCGACCTTATTAAGCAACAATGGTTTGGGAATTCTGAACTTAAGCCGGAACAGCATTGAGGGTAACATCCCGGACGTGTTCCACGGAAACTCTTACTTCATGGTTCTAGATTTATCGTACAACAATTTGAAAGGCAAGATACCAGGGACGCTGTCGTCGGCCAAATATGTCGGACACCTGGACCTGAGCCACAATCATCTGTGCGGGAACATTCCGATGGGTGATCCCTTCGATCATATGGACGCATCGTCGTTTACCAACAACGATTGTCTCTGCGGGAATCCGTTGAGTACTTGTTAA